One window from the genome of Mucilaginibacter ginsenosidivorans encodes:
- a CDS encoding DNA gyrase/topoisomerase IV subunit A, with translation MSEDLSNQQPGNNEDNKLHNVTSLGGLYENWFLDYASYVILDRAVPHINDGLKPVQRRILHSLKEMDDGRFNKAANVIGNTMKYHPHGDASIGDAMVQIGQKNLLIDCQGNWGDPITGDSAAAPRYIEARLSKFANEVVFNPDTTEWQASYDGRNKEPVTLPVKFPLLLAQGAEGIAVGLATKILPHNFIELLDASIGVLQGIRPNLVPDFPTGGLADCSLYNEGQRGGRIRVRAKIVERDKKTLAITEIPFSTTTGSLIDSVISANDKGKIKIKKIEDNTAKDVEIMIHLAPGISPDVTIDALYAFTDCEVSISPNTCVIQDDKPRFMSVNDMLTESTHYTKELLKQELQIRLKELMEKIFFSNLLKIFIQEGMYKHPGYESSGSFEVVVDVLNKLFTPFFPQFYREILPEDYKKLIDKPMSSITRFDVKKADEQMKALENEIKEVKHHLKHLNDYAIAWFQKLKDKYGKDRERKTELRTFDKVEAAQVALANVKLYMNPEDGFIGTGLKKDQFVCDCSDIDEIIVFRVDGKCMITKVQEKVFVGKDIIHAQVFKKNDERTVYNMIYKDGQSGVSYIKRFSVVGVTRDKEYDLTKGSKGSKVLYFTANPNGEAEVVNIQLKPHAKLKKLQFDEDFAAIAIKGRGSMGNIVTKYPVKKIVLKSKGVSTLAGRKIWYDDILKRLNADGRGKYLGEFDGDDRVLTVLSDGSYELTSFDLNNHFDDKMTLIEKYNPEKVYTVVHLEGKSKNYMVKRFVFENTAIGKQTSIISDENGSKLILISGAKQPMVRVDQLKGKTEIPETIELDLSEVIDVKGMKAMGNRLSQHTVKSITPLAKAEPEPDEEESIIDEEEDEVTEEPESAIPPVKAVEATESPAGLEKAEPEKQDRPQVESKDEPVQSEEKPADPPHKKVDFEITNPDDIKIDDKGQIGFGF, from the coding sequence ATGAGTGAAGATCTGAGCAATCAGCAGCCTGGTAATAACGAAGACAACAAATTACATAATGTAACCTCCCTCGGCGGGTTGTACGAGAACTGGTTCCTGGATTATGCTTCCTACGTGATCCTTGACCGCGCGGTACCGCATATCAATGATGGTTTAAAGCCTGTTCAGCGGCGTATATTGCATTCGCTGAAGGAGATGGACGACGGGCGCTTTAATAAGGCGGCAAACGTTATCGGCAACACCATGAAGTATCACCCGCACGGCGATGCTTCCATTGGCGATGCTATGGTGCAGATTGGCCAAAAAAACCTGCTGATAGATTGCCAGGGTAACTGGGGCGACCCGATAACCGGCGACTCGGCCGCTGCTCCGCGTTATATTGAGGCAAGGCTTTCGAAATTCGCCAACGAGGTTGTTTTCAATCCCGACACTACCGAATGGCAGGCCAGCTACGACGGGCGCAACAAAGAGCCGGTGACGCTGCCGGTTAAGTTTCCGCTTCTGTTGGCGCAGGGCGCCGAAGGTATTGCCGTGGGCCTGGCTACCAAAATATTACCGCATAATTTTATCGAACTGCTGGATGCATCCATCGGCGTATTGCAGGGCATAAGGCCAAACCTGGTACCCGATTTCCCGACCGGTGGGCTGGCGGATTGTTCGTTATACAACGAGGGTCAGCGCGGCGGCAGGATACGGGTGCGTGCTAAAATTGTGGAGCGCGATAAAAAGACGCTGGCAATAACCGAGATACCTTTTTCGACCACTACCGGCAGCCTGATAGACAGTGTGATCTCTGCCAACGACAAGGGAAAGATCAAGATCAAGAAGATCGAAGATAACACGGCAAAAGATGTGGAGATCATGATCCACCTGGCGCCGGGTATATCTCCTGATGTGACTATCGATGCGCTGTATGCCTTTACCGACTGCGAGGTTTCCATATCGCCCAATACCTGCGTGATACAGGACGACAAGCCGCGCTTTATGAGCGTGAATGATATGCTTACCGAAAGCACGCATTACACCAAGGAACTGCTGAAACAGGAACTGCAGATACGGCTGAAGGAGCTGATGGAGAAGATATTCTTCAGCAACCTGCTCAAAATATTCATACAGGAAGGGATGTACAAGCACCCCGGGTATGAAAGTTCGGGCAGTTTCGAAGTGGTGGTTGACGTGCTGAATAAGCTTTTCACGCCTTTCTTCCCGCAGTTTTACCGCGAGATATTACCGGAGGATTATAAGAAACTGATCGACAAACCGATGAGCAGCATCACCCGCTTCGACGTGAAGAAAGCGGACGAGCAAATGAAGGCGCTGGAGAACGAGATAAAAGAAGTAAAGCATCACCTGAAACACCTGAACGATTATGCCATTGCCTGGTTCCAGAAACTAAAAGACAAATACGGTAAGGACCGCGAGCGCAAAACCGAGCTTCGCACTTTTGACAAGGTGGAAGCGGCGCAGGTGGCACTGGCCAATGTGAAGCTATACATGAACCCCGAAGATGGCTTTATAGGTACTGGCCTGAAAAAGGATCAGTTTGTATGCGATTGCTCGGACATTGATGAGATCATCGTATTCCGCGTGGATGGCAAGTGCATGATCACCAAAGTACAGGAAAAGGTGTTTGTGGGTAAGGATATCATACACGCCCAGGTATTCAAAAAGAACGACGAACGCACCGTCTACAACATGATATACAAGGACGGCCAAAGCGGCGTAAGCTATATCAAGCGCTTTAGTGTTGTTGGTGTTACCCGCGATAAGGAATACGACCTGACCAAAGGCAGCAAGGGTTCCAAAGTGCTTTATTTTACTGCCAACCCTAATGGTGAGGCGGAGGTTGTGAATATCCAGTTAAAGCCTCACGCCAAACTCAAAAAGCTGCAGTTTGACGAGGATTTTGCAGCTATCGCCATCAAGGGCCGCGGTTCGATGGGTAATATCGTTACCAAGTACCCGGTTAAGAAGATCGTACTGAAAAGCAAAGGTGTGTCGACACTGGCCGGGCGTAAGATATGGTACGACGATATCCTGAAACGCCTGAACGCCGACGGCCGTGGTAAATACCTGGGTGAGTTTGATGGCGACGACCGCGTGCTGACCGTATTAAGTGACGGCAGTTACGAGCTGACCAGCTTCGACCTGAACAACCACTTTGATGATAAGATGACCCTGATAGAGAAATATAACCCTGAGAAGGTTTATACCGTGGTTCACCTGGAAGGGAAGTCGAAAAACTACATGGTAAAGCGCTTTGTGTTTGAGAACACCGCCATTGGCAAGCAGACCAGTATTATCAGCGACGAGAACGGGTCGAAGCTTATCCTGATCTCGGGCGCGAAACAACCTATGGTACGGGTTGACCAGTTAAAAGGCAAGACCGAGATACCGGAAACCATTGAACTGGACCTTTCGGAAGTGATCGATGTGAAAGGTATGAAGGCCATGGGTAACCGCCTGTCGCAGCATACCGTTAAATCCATAACACCGTTGGCGAAGGCCGAACCGGAGCCGGATGAGGAAGAATCCATAATTGATGAGGAAGAGGACGAGGTAACCGAAGAGCCTGAGTCTGCTATCCCACCTGTAAAAGCAGTAGAGGCGACGGAATCGCCAGCCGGGTTAGAAAAGGCCGAACCTGAAAAACAGGATAGGCCACAAGTCGAGTCGAAAGATGAGCCGGTTCAATCAGAAGAGAAGCCAGCGGACCCGCCTCATAAGAAGGTCGATTTTGAGATAACCAATCCCGACGATATCAAGATTGATGACAAGGGTCAGATCGGATTTGGTTTCTAA